GCCATGAAGCTAGTAAGAAGGGGGTGAGTTCTAGACATTCTGGAGGTAGGTCAAGCAGGGCCTGGGGATGGACtaaaggagagggagaagggcaACTCCCAGGTCTGTGGTTTGAGCAAATTAAGAggaggaggggacttccctggtgttccagcggTTAAGAGTCTgcactctcagtgcagggggcgtAGGTTCAATCtgtggtcggggaactaagatcccacactctGTGTGCAGCAGCCAagagataaaaaatataaaaataaataagttttttaaaaaaaggagaagagagtgtgaTGGATCAGGAGTTCTGTTTGCGTCCTCTTGAGGAGCTGGGGGTGCCAGGATGACATGCAGATGGAGATATCCAGGAGGCACTGGGGTGCACGAGGAGTTAGACTCTTGGGAAAAGAGTCTTGGCCCACTCAGATCCTGGCTGAGACACTACCTGGCTCTGTGAGTCCTGGGCAGGTGGTATTATCTTggtttccttgtttttaaaagaaggatCACACCATCTGCTATATATATGTCCAGGCTGTTTAGGGAATTTGAAAACACCTGTCACTTGGGTGTTTGCTCATCAACTAGAAAGCACATGGCTCTAGACTGCCCAGCCCTCTGGAAGGGCAATGTGTTGGTCATTCACTCCTTGGCCAGTTGACTGCCAGGTACAGAGATGAACATACTGGGGCACCCTCCCAGGGCAGGTACAGGTAGGCAACAgaatggtgtgtgtggggggggtgagGTACCCTGCTTTCCTGGGGCCGAGAGCATAACAGGGAAGAGGCTTCACTGCAGAAATGACTCTGACCATGAAGGATGGAGAAAGGGTAGCACCTAGCAAGACCTCAAGGCAGGAAGAGCCTGGAAGCTCAGGAAAGGAGTCAgggagttggggaagagggatGGGAGCTGAGGCCCCTGCATCCCCTTCCCTGCCTCTCTGGTTCCCCAGAAAACCAGGGGTTTAGGACACATACTCCTCTCCCTGGGAGCTGCAGGTGGCCCCTGGGCAGAAGTCAGGATGGGGTCTCTTGGTATCCTTTCAGCCATCTCTCAGGAATCTTTGGAAAAGTGCTATCCCTGGGCCAGGGGCAGTGGTTTAGTGGCTCTGGCTACAGGGCTTGAGTACAACTCCtcagagagacaggaagagagcGGCCAGCTTGGAGAATGGGCAGCACCCCAGTTAGCGCTCTTCATGATCAGAACAACTGGACATCGATGCGGAGGGCTAGCTGGAGGCCCCAGGAAAGGGGATGATGGGTTCTTTCAGAGTCTAGCAGAGCCAGCCTGGGAGCCCAGGGGTCCCTACTGCAAAAGGAAGGAGCTGGGGATCCCCAAGCCTCCTGGGTTCAGGTCTCAGGCTGTGTGTGGTCTGTTTGGGGCCCTGGGGAAAAACTGTCAATGAGAGAACTTGGGACCCTCAGGCTGGCAGCTCCTCCAGCCTGGCTCTTTTCTGGGCCCCAGGAGGCCCAGGCTGGGCAGGGTGTGGGGGCGGGTGGATAGGGCTCTGACCTCCATTCTGGCTGTCTGCCACAGGTGATCTTGGCGCTCTCAAGCCATCTGGGGGCTGTGGAGTCAGAGAAGCAGAAGCTGCGGGCCCAGGTGCGGCGCTTGGTGCAGGAGAACCAGTGGCTGCGCGAGGAGCTGGCGGGGACGCAGCAGAAGCTGCAGCGCAGCGAGCAGGCCGTGGCCCAGCTCGAAGAGGAGAAGCAGCACTTGCTGTTCATGAGCCAGATCCGCAAGTTGGATGAGGACACCCCCCCCAACGTAAGCCCCGGTGTGGCCACTGCAAGGCcactgcggggggtggggggcaggtccAGGACCAGGGGAGGTGCCAGGGAACAAGCGCAGTTCCCACCCAGCCTGCTGACCCCTGGGCTGCCCACATTCCCTGACGCTcatcctgtctccctccccaggagGACAAGGGGGACGTCCCCAAAGACTCTCTGGATGACCTGTTCCCCAGCGAGGAGGAGCAGAACCCAGGTGCGGAGGGGCGGCTGGCTTTGGGGGTGGGAAAGGAAGGCTGGGTGAATCAGTCCCTGGGACCCAGAGGTCACAGGAAACGAGGTCTGACTGAGTGACCGCCAGGTGCTTCCCTGCCTCGTTTCTGATCATAACATCCCAGCATGAGCACTTAAAAGGCTGGCTTTACCTGTTGCTTCTCTCATCCCCTCAAGTTCCGTGAGGAGCAGGCATCACAATTGAGAGCCCTGGAGCTGCCCGGCCCGGGTGCGAGCCCTGACTTGCACTCTTTGCTCTGTGACCGCTGGTagagtttcttttcttctccGAGCCTCCCCCGAGGGTTAAAGGAGGACGCAAGCGCAGCGCTGAACCCCAGGCTGGAGCCCCGGGCCAGTGCTGGCCTTGCTCATGTTTCCTGTGCCAATCAGAGCCTCCCTTCTGCAGATGAGGTGGCGGCCGCTCCTCTCGGGGGCCAGGTGGCTTGCTCTGGGCCACATGGGTTGAAGTACTAGAGCTGGGCCTCCACCCTCTCTTTCTGTGGCTTGCCTGGACCCTCTCTATAGATGTGGAAAGTGAGAGAGGGTgacagtgacttgcccagggccacGGGTGTGATCAGTCAAAGCTGCCCCCCAGCTCAGGGGGTACATCTGGCCTCCCCTCCTTGGCTTTGCAGCCCCCAGCCCTGGAGGAGGCGATGTGGCTGCCCAGCACGGGGGCTATGAAATCCCGGCCCGGCTGCGCACCCTGCACAACCTGGTGATCCAGTACGCCTCCCAGGGCCGTTATGAGGTGGCCGTGCCCCTCTGCAAGCAGGCCCTGGAGGACCTGGAGAAGACGTCAGGCCACGACCACCCGGACGTGGCCACCATGCTGAACATCCTGGCGCTGGTCTACCGGTGAGGCACCCCCCGACCACGGTCACCTGTGGGAGCACTCTTCCTGGGGATGACAAAGCACCGGTGCCTGCAGTGGGCCAGGACTCGGGCTCCACTAGGCAGCTAGCTGGGTGACAGAAGGATCTTGTCCCCAGAGAGGGCTGAGCCTACAGCAGGGCCTGAGCTACACATCATGCCTCAGTCTAGTGCGGGAAACGGGCTTGGACATGACTGGGGAGGGGGCAACATACAAGCGCACCGGGCACAGCCTCTCCGACACCAAGGCTTGAGGTGGGCCTATGGTGAAAGTGGAGTTTGCCCAAAACGTAAGGGGATTGGAGAAGTTTCGTTGGCAGAAAGAGCAGCAGGAGCAGAGGCCCGGGGGAATAGACCACAAGGAACACTGGGCACGAGGCAGTGAGGGCAGGGCATGGGGGGGGTCTGGCTCATACCCCAGCACTGCATGTGCTTCCTGCCCAGAGCCCCCCAAGCCGGAGGGCAGGGGCTGACCATGTTTCTCAATGCCCTGGGTCATACCCCCATCGTGCTCACTCGTCAGAACAGGCAGAAGGAGTGACCCCAGGGATCTGGGGAGGAGGGCCTTGGGCTGGAGGATACCATTCATCAGCTCACACCTGCCTCTAGGGACCAGAACAAGTACAAGGAGGCTGCCCACCTGCTCAATGATGCCCTGGCCATCCGCGAGAAGACTCTGGGCAAGGACCACCCAGCTGTGAGTGAGGCTTCCTCCCCGCCCCTCTGCAGCTCCCAGGTCCCAGCAGGGCCCAGGTCACGGAGCCTCCGTTCTCCCCTCCTCTAGGTGGCTGCAACACTGAATAACCTGGCAGTCCTGTATGGCAAGCGGGGCAAGTACAAGGAGGCTGAGCCCCTGTGCAAACGGGCGCTGGAGATCCGGGAGAAGGTGGGAGTAGGCATCGCAGGGCCGGCCAGGTGGGCTAGGGGTGCCCCTAGGCTGGCCCCGAGCCAAGCCAGTGGTTCCTCTGGTGCTAGGTCCTGGGCAAGTTTCATCCAGACGTGGCCAAGCAGCTGAGCAACCTGGCCCTACTGTGCCAGAACCAGGGCAAAGCCGAGGAGGTGGAATACTACTATCGGCGGGCGCTGGAGATCTATGCCACACGCCTTGGGCCTGACGACCCCAACGTGGCCAAGACCAAGAACAACCTGGTGTCCTGGGCCGGAgggggcctggaggaggggggaggaggggaaaagaCTCAATTCCTTCCATCCTGCTCACTTCTGGGCCCTGCCCCTCTAGGCCTCCTGCTACCTGAAGCAGGGCAAGTACCAGGATGCAGAGGCCCTGTACAAGGAGATCCTCACCCGCGCTCACGAGAAGGAGTTCGGCTCTGTCAGCGGTGAGCAGGGCTGCCGGGGGCTCACCCAGTGCAGGCCAGCTCAGCCACCAGCATCCACGGCAGACACCTCGGCTGGGCAGCCCGCGCCAGGTGTCTGGCTGGTCTGCAgccatgtgtgtgcacacgtgagCACACGCCCCCCCACTGGCACAGCCTCCAGGGGGCTGGATCCATGTGATGCCCTCCCTGTGCACACCTGTGCCCTCAGCTTTGAGCCTCTACCCCTTGCTCTACTGGGCAACACATGCTCAGTGGGAGGGCCCAGCCCAAATGTCTTCCCCTCTGGGAAGCCACCTTCCTGGCTCCTGACAGTCAATCACTTCCTGCTCTCGGACCCCTTCAGCCCAGCCCATCGCTCAGGCCTAGCACCATCTCGGGCCAGGGTCCTGAAGTCTGCAAGGGTCTGCTCACCGAGACCCCCCCAGGCATAAGCTCCTCAAGCACAGGCCTGGGCCAGACTCCTCTATTCCAGGAGAGGGTCAGTCATGTTTGGGGTCTGTTTCTTGTCCGTTCATTCATCCAACGAAGGCCAACCCTGGTTCTTCTTGAGTGCCCCTGACCGCCCCCACCCAAAACCCCAAAACCCCAGTCCTGTGTCCAGCCCACCCAGGAGAGGCCTACATGAGAGGCTGTCCTTCTCCCTCGGCAGGGGACAACAAGCCCATCTGGATGCACGCAGAGGAGCGGGAGGAGAGCAAGGTAGCCCCATGGGGCAGGGCCGGGGCGGGTATCTGTGGAGAGAGGGCAAGGCGGGCAGTATGCCGGGggcccttctcccacctcccacgtATCTCTCCCCCAGGATAAGCGCCGGGACAGCACCCCCTATGGGGAATATGGCAGCTGGTACAAGGCCTGTAAAGTAGACAGGTGAGGAGCACAGAGAGGCGGGAGGGGGGGCGGCATCATGGGTGCGCGCCAAGGCCAGGCTCCACACACCATACTGCTCAGCCTCGGAACACACACTTCCTGTCAGCTCATCTTTCCAGGCCCAGGTCACAGCCCACCTGTCCCAGAAAGGCTCTGTTCTCCAGGGAAAACCTGATGATCTCGCTCCCGGGGTTCCCAGCTTTCAGTCCTGGGGGGCAACATCCCACTTAGGGCCCTGAGGGGATCCCCCAAGATAGAGGTGAACCCAGACGGACCTCCACCAGGGCCCTGCCCGCCAGAGGGGTTCCATGTTGGTTGGCTGGAAGCTCCTCAGGGCCAGTGGGGGCTAGGTGTCAGGGTGGGCCCTGATTCCTGGGTGCATGGAGTCAGAGACCGCCCTGCTCCCCGTCCGCAGCCCCACGGTCAATACCACCCTGCGCAGCTTGGGGGCCCTGTACCGGCGCCAGGGCAAGCTGGAAGCCGCGCACACGCTGGAGGACTGTGCCAGCCGCAGCCGCAAGCAGGTAGGGCGACAGACACAAGGGGTGTGGGCAAGGGCCCGTGTGGCCCGATGTGTGATCCAACTGGGGCCCCTTGCTCGCCTGACATGCCCTGCACCTGCTCAGGGCCTGGACCCCGCAAGCCAGACCAAGGTGGTGGAGCTCCTGAAGGATGGCGGCAGTGGGCGTGGAGACCGCCGTGGCAGCCGAGACGCGCCCGGGGGTGCGGGAGCTCGGTCTGAGGCTGACCTCGAGGAGGCAGGGCCTGCTGCCGAGTGGAGTGGGGTGAGTCCAGTGGCTGGCTGGCCCAGGGGGCTGTGTAGCCAGTGAGGCAGAGACGAACCCGTCGGCCTCCCTGCAGGATGGCAGCGGCTCCTTGCGGCGCAGTGGCTCCTTTGGGAAGCTTCGGGATGCCCTGAGGCGCAGCAGTGAGATGCTGGTGAAGAAGCTGCAGGGGGGTAGCCCCCAGGAGCCGCCAAACCCCAGGTGAGCCCTCCACCCTGGTGAGTCTCTCAAGAACCCACCCAACAACCTACCAACCCCAGCTGAACTCTGGACCCAGGGTGAACTCTGTCTCACTCAAGCCCCATTCCGCCCCTGCATCACCCTGCCTTCCACCGACCCTTCCCTGTCCTCCGAGTTCCTCTGTGGGCAAATCCTGACTGCCCTTTCCCCTCAGGATGAAGCGGGCCAGTTCCCTCAACTTCCTCAACAAGAGCGTGGAAGAGCCAGTCCAGGTACGGGTAGGTAGTGGTCAGCACCTGGCAGCTGAGGCCCCAGCCTCGGGCCTGCATGAGTACCTGCCAAGCTGCTCAAGCCTGTCTGTTCATCCCGCAACACTTCCGGTCTTGTCTTCATCCCAGGCCTGGCTGGACCCTGGGGAAACGTGAGGGAAAGCTGGGTGCTGCCTATGAGTGGCCAGCGGCAAACACAGTGActgtggaggtgggtgggagtgTCAGGGCACCAGGGGCTCTGGCTGTCCAGGCCCCTTGCGGCCAGGGAAGCACAGCCTGGCAGCAGCAAAGGCTGAGCCACCTGCCCCTCTGCCCACAGCCTGGAGGCACAGGCCTCTCTGACAGCCGCACCCTCAGCTCCAGCTCCATGGACCTCTCCCGAAGAAACTCCCTCGTGGGCTAATCCTGAAGGGGCAGCCATTCGCCAGAGCCTCCACCGGCactgtccccaccccagccctgcgcATGGGCCTGCTGCTTGTCCTCCTGTCTCTTCCAAGGACCCCTATCTTTTCTGTTCAATCTCAGGGTAACCTCCCTTTATCATCTTAGACTGAGCCCTGGAGGCTGGGCCCGCCCTCTCCAGCTCTCCCCCTTATTTATTCCTTCCAGCAGGGCCCCTCTTCCCTAGGTTCAGGGCCAGCAGAGGGGTTGGGCAGGGTCTCCAAGGTAGAGAGACTCAGTGGCCCGCTCTCCGCAGACCCGCGATCCAAGAACACTAAGCACCTGCAGTCCCTTCAGCACCCAGCCTTCCCCCGGCCGTTGCTTCTGTATATAGAGAAATAAGTTATTGGCCGCACCCCTCCCCTCCGTCCTTGGTACTATCcagcctcccctcaccccacccttcTCTAGTGGTACCGCCCAGGCCTTAATCAACCCCATTCCGCGCGGTGGTATCTCCCTGGTTCCACATCTCAGGGGCGGCGCCTCCCCAAAGGGTTCCCTGGGCCTTCTCGCGTTCCTCCCGGCCTCCTAGGGGTGCGCCCGGACCCGCCATCGCCCCGTGTCCCAGGACGGAAAGCCTGCCCTATACCCGTCCTCTCCCCGCCGGGCCCTGCCCTGCAGCCGGGTCTTATGCActgccccgcccgccccgcccaggCTCGGCCTGACCCCGCCCCGGGCACCGCCCACAGAGCCACCCTACCACGCCTCCTCCCGCGTCTGCAGCTTCTTGAGACGGGCAGTGATGGCCCCCAGTGGCAGGAGGGGCTGCCCCAGTTGGGAAATGAGGCGGTCGCGCTCTATTTTCAAATGTTGCTGTAGAAATAAAGACGGTTTGACTCTGAGCCGGGCTTGTTTTGGGCGGAGGCCGAGAGCTCCTAGTGTCTCTACGTCTCTAGGTTGGGAGTGGGGTCGGGAGAGGCTGcgagtatgagagagagagagagtgtgtgtgtctgtgtgtggttcACATCTGGTTCCGCGCAGCTGGAGCCCAGTAGGCTTCTCCTATCCCGGAATTGTTTGGGGGCCCCACAGATTCAGGAGTATTTTCTAACAACCTTCATCTCTGAGATTCTATAGATCATGGATTTTGAGTTTTATCCCTGACCAAGCTATTTGACCTTGGGCGAGTTACTGAGACTCGATttttttcacctataaaatgtGGGTGACACCTTCTTCCTGGGGTTGTGGCTGGGAGTTAGGAGTGCCAGCACACCAAAAACCCTTGATAAGTGAACTTTTACTAATATACCCGGAAGCGGGGAGTATAAGGATGAATGCCTCTGTCAGACGTGAAACGCCAATCCCAGGACTAAATTGAGCCGGGACGCGGTGAGGCTGCAGAGCGCGGTCCTTAAGTCCAGGTGCGTCTGGGGAACGAACTACAAGCTCCAGAAGGCAATGCGCGGCGATGGAGGCGTGTGCTAGGAGATTCGGGCTCTCCAGTCTACGCCTGCGCGGCGGGAGTGAGTTGGAAAACGTACGGGGACTACAAGTTCCGAGAAGCAATGCGTCGAGGCCCCAGTTGGGAACGTTTGCGCCTGCGCGTCGCGGGCGGGGTCTCTGGGGCGGAGCGGCCACCATCTTGGAACGGGAGGCGGAGCAGAGCAGACTGGGAGCGACCGagcgggccgccgccgccgccatgaACCCCGAATAGTGAGTGCGCCCCGCCCGCGCCGTGCGGCGCAGCCTCGATCTCGAGAACGGGACTGTACGCTTACCGGGGTTGTCCGGCCCGGGTCAGGGCTGCGCGGCGCCCCCACATCCGGGTCTCCTTCTTCCGCTGACCTCCCCCCCCTCACATCCGGGTCCTGCCCCTCCCGCGGGGGCCCCAGGACCCTGACTCTACACCCCGAGTTCTCGCACACGGGCCTGGAGACTGCGACCCCGAGGGGCACCACTTGGAGCCCGAGGCACCGGCACCACCAGGCCTTGTCGGTCAGGTGACCCTGCAGCCCCGCTctttccaggcctcagtttccccacctgctgCCTTAGAGTGGCGATCGGGGAGCTGACGACAGTCCTGATAGTGGAGCCAGTCACCAGCGTTTCTGGTCTCGGTCCAGACTCGGGCCGTTTAGGTCGGGCGGTACTTTCTGCTCTCCGGTCCTCCCGGAATCCGGTTCCTGGAGGCTGGCCCTCTGGGTAACTCGCTCGCAggctctcccatccaggctgctggaTCAAAGTGCCGGGTCGCCCCTGGCGGCCGGTCCCCTCCCGCCCTCCCCTCACCTTTGCGCAAGCCCCGGCGCCACTGTCATACCCCTTCCCGTCGCCGTCACCCTGCGGATGAAGTTTACACGAATGTGGCATTTGCTTCCACCCTTCCAGTGGGATTCTTTTTGTTCCTCAAACTCTCCTCACTTCTTGGTCACTCCCCCTACGGGTAGGTGGCCCGCGTTTCTGCCTCGACTTCTCACTGACCGCTTTCACCAAGTGTCGattatcttcttcctcttctgctaCTTCCTTTTTGCTCTCCAGATCCAGACTTCACATTTCCTTGGGGAAGGGTGAAGCTCTGAGCTGGATCATAAGGGGAAACAGAGAAGGGTACCAACAGGCTTTCAACGAGACTTTGGAGTCTGAACCTGGTTTCCAGTATTAAAGTTAACAGCTGTGTGAGTTAGGGCAAGTTGCTTCCGTTCTCTGGCGTGTGGTTTCCTCATTAGTTGGAAATAAAAGCACTCACTTCAGTGGACTGTTGTAAAGTGTAAATGAGATGATGAATTTGAAGTACTTAGCACAGGGCCAGGCACCAGTGTAAACTtaatacattttgttgttgttcagttcctgagtcctgtccagttctttgtgaccccatggactgcagcacaccaggcttccctgtccttaactgtcTCCAGGagtctgctcagattcatgtccactgagtcagtgatgctgcctAACCATCATTGGCACTTGTTGACCCTCTCTTCTTAGAAGCTTCACACCAGGCTCTCTACGTAGAAATTCAGTTCATAAGTTCTAGGCTGGGCCCTGGCCTCCACTTCTGGGGCCTCTCCTGCCCAGTCAGGTACAGGCCCAGGGCAGTGCAGTAGGGTTTCCCTGCTGGACTAGAAACCATGGAGTCTATCAGGAACCAGGCTGGGATACCCAGCTCTGTCACCTGACTGATTGTGATCCTTGGCAAGTCACGTTcctttctgtgcctctgttttcttctctgtaaagtgGAAATTCAGATGCTCCCCTTTGGGCCAGCGGTGTTATGGGGTGTGGTCAGCCCTCCCCAGCCCCGGACTTGCAGGAGGGTCTTATGAGTGCCTCATTACCCTAATCTGAGGCACACATCGTGCTGTGGGAGAATGCTGTAGTTGTGGCTTCAGAGTGCTGGCGGGCGGGCTCCCTGCCCTCCTTCACATCTTCCCAACCTTTCTCTCCAGTGACTACCTGTTTAAGCTGCTTTTGATTGGTGACTCGGGCGTGGGCAAGTCATGCCTGCTCCTACGGTTTGCTGTGAGTAAGAAGCTTCCCATACCATCCTAGGGTCCTGGCTGGTGGCCTGAGGGAGGTGGGGCAACAGAGAACAGTGGTTGCAAGACCCAGGAGACCAGGGATGAAGTGGCAGGACCTGCCCACAATATATCTGACTGAGCAAGGGCATAGGGTTGGCAGGTTGGAGTGTGAGAACTGGGGCTCAGCAGTGAGGCACTCAGGTGGGGCAGGGAACCAGAGGGAGGTTTTCCAGATGGGCCTCAGACCTGTCTGCTCAGGCCATCTCCCTGGCCCCTGGTCTTCCAGGACGACACATACACAGAGAGCTACATCAGCACCATCGGGGTGGACTTCAAGATCCGAACCATTGAGCTGGACGGCAAAACCATCAAGCTTCAGATCGTGAGTATGGCTGCTCCCAGAGCCCCGGTGCAGAGGCATCTGCCTTCAGAGGGGAGGGGCTCTGGGCATGGAGCCCAGGGCTGACCTGCCCCTTCTCCGACTGTCTTGTAGTGGGACACAGCTGGTCAGGAACGGTTCCGGACCATCACTTCCAGCTACTACCGGGGGGCTCACGGCATCATCGTGGTATACGACGTCACAGACCAGGTAGTTCTGGGCTCACTgtccccccttttcctcctcagcCTCGGGTCTTTGgcttttgcttctttttactGTTCCCATCCTCTCTTCCTCACGCTGCCCGGAAAGGAGACTGTTCCTGGACTTATTTCACAAGGAGGCAAATAACTGCAGAAATGGATCCTCCCCAGGCAGGCCCTGCTGTAGGGCCTTGACAGAACCAGGCCTCACCTCCCTGTCAAACCTTATTCTAGACCTTCCAGGCACCTCTTTTTGGTGGGTTAGTCAGCTGATTGGTTGCTGTGCTGGGCTCATGGCCTCCTGGGCAAAGACCCTATGGCGAAGCAGTGGGAGGGGCTTACACAAGGAAGTAAAGGAGCTGTGCGCTCTGGACCCCATGTGAGCAGAGTTCTGGGAGCCCTGAGTCTGCTGTGGCAACTTCAGTCGCATGTCAGTAGCAGCAGGGGTGATGTTAACAGTGAGAAACAGTCCTGCCCCGCCTTACAGTTCACAGATTCTGTCACAGCCCTCTGATGCTCATATCATTCCAAAGAGGTCTGGATtatattcccatttcacagatgaagaaatgggtcttaggccctgcagcTGCTCAAGTGGCAGAGCCTGAAAGCCCGTGCCTACTGATTCTACCagctttgttgtttttaaactttgttgCTTAACGCGGGTCCGGCCCTGGGGACATGGAGACGCTTACATCAACCCCAGGCCAGGAGGAGTCCCTGCTCCAAGGGGCAGCTGGATTCCAGCTCGCCAGGGACTCATGCTGCCTCCTGGCCAACAGGCTGTGGATGAACTGTGCTCCACTCAGGCGCAGGTCACGATGGACCTCGAACTGCCAAATCCTGTGACCTCATTTCAGTTTTTGCCACGATTGACCTCTCGTGGCTTTTAACTGTgttctcttccctctccttgaAAAAATGACTGTCTCCAGCTCTCCCACCTCTTGGTGCCCTAGATTCTCTTTTCAGTGACTTTACCGATCCGTCCGCTGCTGCTCCCCGCACCCCGGATTTTGTGCTTCCTGACGGCCCCCAGCCTCCTGACTCCCCCTGCGCAGCCCTGGCCGCCTTGGGGTGTGGCTTTTACTCTGTGTTTTCTGCAGCTAAACGCCCATCACTGTGGACCTCCTCCTCTTCGGCCTGTGCTGTGCTGGCACTACGTCTCTGTTAATTCTCACCTGCACGGTTTTACCCTGTGAACTAAATGGTGGGGTCCCTGTattccagatgaggaaacgggCTTGGAGATATGTTGAGTTACTTGCCCGTGGTTTCACAGACAGGGAAGGCAAAGCCAGTGTTCGTGAACCCAGGGTTCTTTGCTTACCAGCACATCCTTTCCTGCCCCTAACCTGCCTCTAGGCCCCCCACAGAGCTCTGGATGGTCTGCAAAACCTAGCGTATCCTGTGCTGGTCTCACTCTCTCTTCCTGAACCGTCTCCTGCGTCCTCATCTTTATAACAGTGTCCCTGTTGGCCTGACCAGAAAACTcttcctcccccatcccagcagTCACCGGGCCCCTCTGTTCTCCCCCATCGTCTCTCAAATCTGTCCCCTCATAATAATAGCAGTGATGAGGATAATAGCAGCTCTTGCTAATTAAGCACTTGTTATGAGACAGGCCTGCATTCATTATCTCATGCTCAAAACACCCCCACCGGGAGGTACTGTTATtgaagtgaggaaactgaggttcagagaggtcagGTGACGGATCTAGGGTCATACAGTAAATGGCGGAGGTGGGGCTAAGCCTGCGATCGTCTCACTAAATCCTGTGCTCTCGCCTGCCTCATCGCCTGGCTCATTCCAGCCATCTCCCAGTGGGTCTCCGTCTTCTTGCTGGTCTGATGTGGCCTCTGCACTCCTTCCAGGACTATCTTCCCAGAACCCAAGTGtgcttctgctgcccccttcctaAGGAAACCTCCACCGGCTCCTGGTCGTCCAAGATTCAGCCAGGCCAGGACCCTCCCCGCTTGggcctgcctcctcttcctctgcttcCCTGCCCAGGGCCTGAGTCCCAGCAATTTTcagcttcccctcccccaaaaGATGCCACACCCCTCCCATGTTGCCTCCTCCCCCCGCACCTTCCCCCGTCCCCCCACCAGCACCCATATGGGGGTAGTTCACCCCTGCAGGCGCAGGTCAACTGTAATCTCCCCGAGATGAGATGGTCCTGGAGTCCCACCAGCTCCTGCTTCTCTTACTATAGCACTGGTCACCCTGTCTTGCCCTTGCGTGTGTCCCCTGAGTGCTTTAGGGCTGGGCTTAGGCATGGTTCCATTATTTGAACCC
This window of the Capra hircus breed San Clemente chromosome 29, ASM170441v1, whole genome shotgun sequence genome carries:
- the KLC2 gene encoding kinesin light chain 2 encodes the protein MATMVLPREEKLSQDEIVLGTKAVIQGLETLRGEHRALLAPLVAHEASEAEPGSQERCVLLRRSLEAIELGLGEAQVILALSSHLGAVESEKQKLRAQVRRLVQENQWLREELAGTQQKLQRSEQAVAQLEEEKQHLLFMSQIRKLDEDTPPNEDKGDVPKDSLDDLFPSEEEQNPAPSPGGGDVAAQHGGYEIPARLRTLHNLVIQYASQGRYEVAVPLCKQALEDLEKTSGHDHPDVATMLNILALVYRDQNKYKEAAHLLNDALAIREKTLGKDHPAVAATLNNLAVLYGKRGKYKEAEPLCKRALEIREKVLGKFHPDVAKQLSNLALLCQNQGKAEEVEYYYRRALEIYATRLGPDDPNVAKTKNNLASCYLKQGKYQDAEALYKEILTRAHEKEFGSVSGDNKPIWMHAEEREESKDKRRDSTPYGEYGSWYKACKVDSPTVNTTLRSLGALYRRQGKLEAAHTLEDCASRSRKQGLDPASQTKVVELLKDGGSGRGDRRGSRDAPGGAGARSEADLEEAGPAAEWSGDGSGSLRRSGSFGKLRDALRRSSEMLVKKLQGGSPQEPPNPRMKRASSLNFLNKSVEEPVQPGGTGLSDSRTLSSSSMDLSRRNSLVG